One genomic region from Phragmites australis chromosome 1, lpPhrAust1.1, whole genome shotgun sequence encodes:
- the LOC133930963 gene encoding uncharacterized protein LOC133930963, translated as MARTRTLLLLAAAYAASCSLLAEQVAAGGKKAAVAEICKGTAFPDVCTKTAGKHAKRYPTVDALTVLQMQVDAFYKRTAAARARVAKKVRKASPTARSALELCNRLYLDAEDNLGACRRAIGFKDAVTIRATMSMAAQDMQNCDEKFRQVGEKKNPLERFNKSLLKMTEICRSLSNMI; from the coding sequence ATGGCCAGAACCCGCACGCTGCTCCTTCTCGCTGCAGCCTACGCTGCGTCCTGCTCACTCCTGGCCGAGCAGGTTGCGGCCGGGGGCAAAAAAGCCGCGGTGGCGGAGATCTGCAAGGGCACCGCGTTCCCGGACGTGTGCACCAAAACTGCGGGGAAGCACGCGAAACGCTACCCGACCGTGGACGCCCTGACGGTGCTGCAGATGCAGGTGGACGCGTTCTACAAGCGCaccgcggcggcgcgggcgcgcgtGGCGAAGAAGGTCAGGAAGGCCTCCCCAACGGCGCGGTCGGCGCTGGAGCTGTGCAACAGGCTGTATCTGGACGCCGAGGACAACCTCGGCGCCTGCCGCCGCGCCATCGGCTTCAAGGACGCCGTCACCATCCGCGCCACAATGAGCATGGCGGCGCAGGACATGCAGAACTGCGACGAGAAGTTCAGGCAGGTTGGCGAGAAGAAGAACCCCTTGGAGCGCTTCAACAAGTCGCTCCTCAAGATGACCGAGATTTGCCGCTCGCTCTCCAACATGATCTGA
- the LOC133930970 gene encoding uncharacterized protein LOC133930970 encodes MSTVAEICRGTSFPDLCTNTAGKQAARYPIVDAYTVLQMQVDAFSKRTAAARARVEKESLTASPAARTVLQLCDRLYEDVEDNLGACRRAIGFRDAVTIRATMGMAAQDMQNCDEQFRQIGEKNPMERFDESLGNMAEICRSLSNMIGA; translated from the coding sequence ATGTCCACCGTGGCGGAGATCTGTAGGGGCACGTCGTTCCCCGACCTGTGCACCAACACAGCGGGGAAGCAAGCGGCGCGCTACCCGATCGTGGACGCGTATACGGTGCTGCAGATGCAGGTGGACGCGTTCTCCAAGCGCaccgcggcggcgcgggcgcgcgtGGAGAAGGAGTCCCTGACGGCCTCCCCCGCGGCGCGGACGGTGCTGCAGCTGTGCGACAGGCTGTACGAGGACGTCGAGGACAACCTCGGCGCCTGCCGCCGCGCCATCGGCTTCAGGGACGCCGTCACAATCCGTGCCACCATGGGCATGGCGGCGCAGGACATGCAGAACTGCGACGAGCAGTTCAGGCAGATCGGCGAGAAGAACCCGATGGAGCGCTTCGACGAGTCGCTCGGCAACATGGCCGAGATCTGCCGCTCGCTCTCCAACATGATCGGAGCTTAG